The Methanobacterium sp. genome includes the window CTGAAAAAAAGTTATTCTGGCATGTGGATTACCTTTTAAATTCCCCAAATGCATCTATAAAAGGTGTTGTACTTGAGCAAAGTCCTGATAAATGGGAATGTGTAGTTGCAGATGAAATTTCAAAAAAGGGAATTTCGCTTGACAAATTCGGCTGTTCAGATTGTAAATGTGATTCTCATCTTTTTTATTTTGAAAGCTATGATAAAGCAGAAAAACATGCTTTAAGTGCTTTTAATAAATTTGAATTAAATTCTGAGAATTTTAAGGGATAACAAATATACATTTCAGATGATAGGTAAATTACATTGACATGCAATGAAATCTGTTACAAAATTCGTTGGCATACGTGTACCTTTAGTAGGGATCGTTACATCTGGGTTTAATTCAAAGGAGAAACTACAGAAGCTTGTTGGGTGGTGATCTGTGGAGGGGATTAAATATATATAAAAGCATAACAATCGTTATATAATTGGAAAAAGGATAAAAAAATAAAACACAGAATATATCTGAATTAACGAATGAAATCACGAAAATATAACTGAATTGATGGATAATGGTTCATTCAAAAAGTGATAAACTTGTAATTTATAGATAGGAGGATTTTTATGAAAAAAAAGTTAGCTTTGATTTTAGTTTTGCTCATTGCAGCAGCAATAGGATATGGAGCCTATAGCTATTATACAGCTCCAAAAGAAACAATCGTTATTGGACATCTGCCAAGTGATCATCATGCTGCCCTGTTTGTGGCAGAGAAAAAGGGCATGTTTGATAGAGAGGGTATAAAAATTGAGATGGTTGAATTTAAGGCCGGTCCAGAACTTGTTAAAGCAGCAGGAACCGGTGCGATAGATATTGGATATGTTGGGGTGCCACCTGCAATCATGGCAATAGACAGAAAAATACCTGTAAAAATAGTTGCCTCTGCACAA containing:
- a CDS encoding GIY-YIG nuclease family protein — protein: MATYCLIIELKKDSVISVGKLGRLNFQRGYYIYVGSALNSIDARIKRHLKSEKKLFWHVDYLLNSPNASIKGVVLEQSPDKWECVVADEISKKGISLDKFGCSDCKCDSHLFYFESYDKAEKHALSAFNKFELNSENFKG